Proteins encoded by one window of Cannabis sativa cultivar Pink pepper isolate KNU-18-1 chromosome 4, ASM2916894v1, whole genome shotgun sequence:
- the LOC115712658 gene encoding peroxisomal membrane protein 11A, translating to MESKASTKPSSGRTYPIQSKPPKDRDFLNHLEVYLAKRDGVDKLLKISRYATKIILASSALPENLTVTGRLKSFESSVGLSRKAFRLGKFVQDVNALRNSQFDSKQDIALSVIAYGGEGLYYFVEQFVWLAKSGLIDPKHTRNFQQLSAWAEFIGYLGSISLKFRDLSRIREDEACLESSIGIAILREIGYQDEKEKLKKIREKKLMKKVSIFQDLADGLMALADIRNGKGFLLGPLSVSCAGLLSAIVSTHKNWVSC from the coding sequence ATGGAGTCGAAAGCTTCAACCAAACCTAGTTCAGGTCGAACATACCCAATCCAATCGAAGCCTCCGAAAGATAGAGACTTTTTGAACCATCTAGAAGTTTACCTTGCAAAGAGAGATGGTGTAGACAAACTCCTTAAAATCTCAAGGTACGCCACCAAGATCATCCTTGCCTCCTCGGCTCTCCCGGAAAACCTAACCGTAACCGGCCGCCTCAAGAGCTTCGAGTCCAGCGTTGGCCTCAGTCGGAAGGCTTTCAGGCTCGGAAAATTCGTCCAAGACGTGAACGCCCTAAGGAACTCGCAATTCGACTCGAAACAGGATATTGCTCTCTCGGTGATTGCTTATGGAGGCGAGGGATTGTATTATTTCGTCGAACAATTTGTGTGGTTGGCGAAATCAGGGTTGATCGACCCAAAACACACCCGGAATTTCCAACAGCTGAGTGCTTGGGCGGAGTTTATTGGGTACCTTGGAAGCATATCGTTGAAATTTAGGGATTTGAGTCGGATTAGGGAAGACGAAGCGTGCCTAGAATCGAGCATCGGAATTGCGATTCTAAGAGAAATCGGTTATCAGGATGAgaaagaaaaattgaagaagataAGGGAGAAGAAATTGATGAAGAAAGTCTcgatttttcaagatttggcTGATGGGTTAATGGCTTTGGCGGATATTAGGAATGGGAAAGGTTTTCTTTTGGGGCCTCTTTCAGTGTCTTGCGCTGGACTATTATCGGCCATTGTTAGCACTCATAAGAACTGGGTATCTTGCTAA
- the LOC115712657 gene encoding pentatricopeptide repeat-containing protein At4g14170 translates to MLYYLSHHRCSSLFIFSCKYKQIQSQTHIPIHPLHTLTESISNHSPNQPHSDLLPLVSCAQSLRQAKQAHALALVNGFLPRSVSLCASLILSYATFGAHTTCGFLFEGTIKYCRTAFLWNTLIRAYSIVGIHDGFRIYNGMVQNGVVLDDHTFPFVLKLCSDFLEFQKGTEIHGTVVKLGFGYDVFVGNTLLSFYGNCGNMNGVRKVFNEMHERDAVSWNTIIGVFSVNGLNMEALKSYREMNSTSGIRSNSVTVISVLPVCVDLEDELMARQIHCYVAKVGLDRLVTIGNALIDVYGKCRNVKASKKVFDEMIERNEVSWNAAITSLTYIGRSYEALDVFRSMINSGVSPNSITVSSMLPVFVELGFFKAAKEIHGFSIRMNIESDVFISNSLIDMYAKSGCLTAASDVFHHTLEKNIVSWNAMVANFAQNKLEIAAIELVRQMQSHGETPNSVTLTNVLPACSRLGSLRPGKEIHARAIRVGLALDLFVTNALIDMYIKCGYLSLAQNVFNTSLQDEVSYNTLIVGYSQATDCSESLKLFSEMKLSGMTHDTVSFVGVISACEKLGAIKHGKEVHGSLIRKLFHTHLFVANSLLDFYTKCGRIDLASKVFERIPDKDVTSWNTMILGYGMLGELDSAIGFFEAMRKNGVEHDSVSYIAVLSACSHGGLVEKGKKYFKEMQDRNVKPKQTHYACMVDLLGRAGLMEEASELIRGLPIVPDANVWGALLGACRIHGNVELGIWAAENLFRLKPQHSGYYILLSNMYAEAGRWSEANMVRELMKSRGVKKNPGCSWVQIRDRVHAFGVGDSLY, encoded by the coding sequence ATGTTATACTACCTTTCCCACCATAGATGTTCTTCTCTCTTTATATTCTCATGCAAATACAAACAAATCCAATCCCAAACCCACATTCCAATCCACCCACTTCATACACTCACTGAATCAATCTCAAACCACTCGCCAAATCAGCCTCACTCTGATCTCCTCCCGCTTGTATCTTGTGCTCAATCCCTTCGCCAAGCTAAGCAGGCCCACGCCTTAGCCCTTGTCAATGGCTTCCTTCCTCGAAGTGTCTCTCTATGTGCATCCCTCATTCTTAGCTACGCCACATTTGGAGCCCATACGACTTGTGGTTTTCTCTTCGAAGGAACCATTAAATATTGTCGTACGGCCTTCCTGTGGAACACTCTCATTCGGGCCTATTCCATTGTTGGAATTCATGACGGGTTTCGGATTTACAATGGGATGGTTCAAAATGGTGTTGTTTTGGATGATCACACTTTCCCTTTTGTCCTTAAGCTATGTTCTGATTTTTTGGAATTTCAAAAGGGTACGGAGATTCATGGGACTGTTGTGAAGTTGGGTTTTGGCTATGATGTTTTTGTTGGGAATACTCTCTTGTCGTTTTATGGCAACTGTGGGAACATGAATGGTGTAAGGAAAGTCTTCAATGAAATGCATGAGAGAGATGCTGTGTCCTGGAATACGATAATAGGGGTGTTTTCTGTTAATGGGTTAAACATGGAAGCACTTAAATCTTATAGAGAAATGAACTCAACTTCGGGCATTAGATCAAATTCTGTGACTGTTATCTCTGTGTTGCCAGTTTGTGTTGATCTTGAAGATGAGCTTATGGCAAGGCAGATTCATTGCTATGTTGCCAAGGTTGGTTTGGATCGTCTTGTAACTATTGGCAATGCATTAATTGATGTGTATGGGAAATGTCGTAATGTGAAGGCCTCTAAAAAAGTTTTTGACGAAATGATTGAGAGGAATGAAGTATCCTGGAATGCAGCTATAACTAGTCTCACTTATATTGGGCGCAGCTATGAAGCCTTAGATGTCTTTAGGTCAATGATTAATTCAGGGGTTAGTCCAAACTCGATCACAGTGTCCAGCATGCTTCCAGTTTTTGTTGAACTAGGATTCTTTAAAGCTGCTAAGGAAATCCATGGATTCAGTATTAGAATGAACATTGAATCTGATGTCTTCATTTCCAACtcattaattgatatgtatgcAAAATCAGGTTGTTTAACAGCGGCTTCTGATGTGTTCCATCATACGTTGGAAAAGAATATTGTTTCTTGGAATGCCATGGTCGCTAACTTTGCTCAAAATAAGCTTGAGATTGCAGCCATCGAACTTGTTAGACAAATGCAAAGTCATGGTGAAACTCCTAACTCTGTAACTCTCACAAATGTTCTTCCAGCTTGTTCTCGATTGGGTTCTCTTCGTCCCGGAAAAGAAATTCACGCAAGGGCAATTCGTGTAGGATTGGCATTGGACTTGTTTGTCACTAACGCATTGATAGACATgtatataaaatgtggttaCTTGTCTCTTGCTCAAAATGTCTTTAATACCTCGTTACAAGATGAAGTATCTTATAACACACTCATTGTAGGTTATTCTCAAGCTACTGATTGCTCTGAATCACTTAAACTGTTTTCTGAAATGAAGCTTTCAGGAATGACCCATGACACTGTTTCCTTCGTGGGTGTGATATCAGCGTGTGAAAAGCTTGGTGCGATCAAACACGGCAAAGAAGTCCATGGTTCCTTAATAAGAAAGCTTTTTCATACCCACCTTTTTGTTGCAAACTCACTCTTGGACTTCTACACTAAATGTGGACGAATAGATCTTGCTAGTAAGGTCTTTGAACGGATTCCAGACAAAGATGTAACCTCTTGGAACACCATGATTCTGGGATATGGAATGCTAGGGGAGCTAGACAGTGCAATTGGTTTCTTTGAAGCAATGAGGAAAAATGGTGTGGAACATGATTCGGTATCATATATTGCAGTTTTATCAGCTTGTAGCCATGGAGGGCTGGTTGAAAAGGGGAAGAAATACTTCAAAGAAATGCAGGATCGCAACGTTAAGCCAAAACAAACACACTATGCTTGCATGGTTGATCTTCTTGGACGAGCTGGCCTCATGGAAGAAGCATCTGAGCTCATTAGAGGGCTGCCCATTGTCCCAGATGCTAATGTCTGGGGTGCTTTGCTTGGAGCATGTAGAATCCATGGAAATGTAGAACTGGGAATTTGGGCAGCTGAGAATCTGTTCAGGTTAAAGCCTCAGCATTCTGGTTACTATATACTTCTTTCAAACATGTACGCAGAGGCTGGGAGATGGAGTGAGGCAAATATGGTGAGGGAATTGATGAAGTCGAGGGGGGTGAAGAAGAACCCTGGCTGTAGTTGGGTTCAGATTCGCGATCGGGTGCATGCTTTTGGTGTTGGAGACTCCTTATATTAA